TCGCCTACCTCCAGGGCGGCCTGCTGACCGTCAGGGTCCGCGGCGAGGGCACCGGCTCGGTCGGCTTCCTGCCCTACGACGACGCCCGCGACGACGGCTCCGACGAGCCCGTCGAGCAGCGCGTGCAGCGCCTCCTGCTGCCCTGCGGCGACAGCTTCGACGCGTTCCTGCTGCGCCTCGCCGGCGGGCCCGCGGAGCTGGAGACCGTCGCCGAACTCATGGTGGACGGCGGCTTCGTGCGCGCCGTCCCGGTGAACTGACCGAACGACAGGGGTGGGACGAGACGTGGTGACCACGTACGCGCAGGCGCAGGAGACCGCCGAGGACTGGATCAACGCCGGGGTGCCGCGCTCGCGGCACCGCGAGGTGAAGGTCCGCGAGTTCGACCTCGGCTACGTCTGCTGGGCCGTCGACGGCAGCGAGCACAGCGGCGGCCCCGGCACCTCGCTGCGCCTGGTGATCGCCCGCGACAGCGGCGCCAGCACGCTCTGGCCGCCGCTGCCGGTCAACGAGGTGGTCCGGCAGTACGAGGAGCTGTACGGCACCGGCGCCGAGCCCAACCCGGCCGGGGCCGCCAAGCCGGTGCGCGGCGCGGTCGAGGCCACCTCCTTCCTGCTCAGCCCCCCGCAGTGGCTCCAGGAGGCCGGGGCCGCCGCGATCGCCGCCGAGGCCGACCGACTGGCCGCCCCCGCGCCCGCGCCCGCCCCCGCGCCGGCCCCGCCGATCCCGCCGCAGGCCGCCGCGCCCGCGCCGCAGGCCGTCCCGCAGGCCGCGTCGCTGTCGGAACCCGGCGAGGAGGGCCCCAGCTACTTCACCGGCACGCCCACCCCCGTGCCCGGCACGCCCGTCCCGCCGCCGCCCGGTTCCGAGGCCGCCACCGTGCTCGCCCCCGGCCGGGCCTTCCCGGGCGGTGCACCCGCCGCGCCGGTGCCGCCCGGGGCGACGCCGCCGCCCGGCGCCGAGGGCGCCACCGTGCTCGCCCCCGGCCACGCCTTCCCGGGCGCCGCGCCCGTCCCGCCCGGGGCGACGCCGCCGTACCCCGGCGCGCCCGTCCCGCCCGCCGCCCCGCCGTACCCGGCCGGCGGCCCGGGCACCCCGGCGCCCGGCACGCCCGTGCCGCCGCCGCCCGGTGGTGCCGTCCCGCCGCCGCCCGGTGCGCCCGCGCCCTCCGCGAACCCGATCGACCACGCGGCCACCATGCTCGCCACCGACGGCCCGCCCGGCCTGATGGGCCTGCCCGGCGCCCCCGGCCCGGGCACCCCGCTGCCCGGCCCCGGCGTCCAGCTGGGCCGCGGCGGCCCCGGCGCACCGCCGCCGCCCCCGCCGAACGAGCTGCTGCCGTCCACCGGCGGGCCCGCCCCGCGCCCCGGTGGCCGCGGCGGCCCCGGCGCACCCCCGCCGCCCCCGCCCAGCGACCTGCTGTCCGCCGCCGCCGGCGGCCCCGCCCAGCACCCCGGCGGCCCGGGCACCCCGCCGCCCGCCCACGCCGCGCACGCCGCCCCCGCGCCGGAGGCCGCCGCGGTCGCCTACCAGGCCACCCAGCTGGCCCCGGCGATCGAGCTGCCGCCGGGCGCGACCCCGCCGTTCCCGCTGTCCGGCCAGCCGCCGCAGCAGCCGCCGTTCCCCGGGGCGCCGCAGGGCGCGCCGCCGTTCCAGGCACCCCCGCCGCCGTTCCCGGGCGGCCCGCAGGGCCACGGCCTGCCGCCCGGCGCGCCCGGCCAGGCACCGCCGTCGGCCGGGCCGGTGCCGCCGCCGTCCGGCCTGCCCACGGTCGGCCCCGGCACCACCGCCGTGGTCAACTACCGGGCCCCCGACGGCTCCGAGCTCAGCCTGGTGATGACCTCCGAGCTGGGCACCCCGCACCCGGAGTGGCGGGCCCTCCAGGAGCTGCGCCGCCTCGGCGTGCCCGCCGACCAGGTGCTGGAGGTGCACACCGAGCTGGAGCTGTGCGACCTGCCCGGCGGCTACTGCTCCCGGATGGTGCGGGCGTCCTGGCCGAACGCCCGGATCAGCCACACCGCCCCGTACGGCCGCGACGCCGCCGCCCGGCAGGCCGGGATGAACGTGCTGCAGGAGCACGTCGAGCAGCTGCACCAGCTGGTGTCCGCCCCGCACCGCCCGCGCACCGTCCGGGCGCCGCTGCCCGCGCCCGGGGCCGTCCCGCAGCTGCCGCCCCGCCGCCGCAGCAGCTCGCGGCGGAGTTCGGCGCGATGTTCGGCCCGTCGATGTTCCGGTTCGAGCAGCGCGCGGTGGCCCGCCAGGGGGTGCCGGAGCAGGTCGCCCAGGTCCTGATGTGGGTCGGCCTGCCCCGCGAGTTCGCGCCGTTCTTCTGGGCCCAGGCCCAGGAGGGCCGCCCCATCCCGACGCTGGCCGAGCTCGCCGCCGAGCGCGGTCTGCCGCCCGGCCCGGACTTCGGCGGCTACCTGGTGCTCGGCAACGACTACGGCCGCCAGCTGTGCGTCCAGTACGGCACCGCCGCGGTGGTCGCCGTCGACGTCGAGAACCCGGCCGAGCCGCCGCGCTTCGTCAACTCCGGGGTCCCCGAGTTCGCGGCCTGCCTGGCCGCGCTGGCCCGGATGTGGCACCTGCGCCACGGCCTCAACCCCGAGCAGGCCGGCCGCTGGACCACCGACTTCCAGGCCCAGCTGCTGGCGGTCGACCCGGCCGCCGTGCACACCCCCGAGAGCTGGTGGGCGGTCCTGGTCGAACAGCTCTGGGACGGCCTGCTCTGACGCCTCCCCGCGCGGCCGGTTCGCCCGGCCGCGCGGCGGCCCCTGTTTGGTTTGCGTTCGTATCTGCGCAAAATAGGTCAATGGGACGGTTCGCCCGCCCCACCAGAACCACGCACCCGGCGGGGCCGCGCAGCCCGCGAGCACGAGGAGAACAGCCGAAATGAGCGACGCCGTGTCCCAGTACGGCTTCACCCCGTCCAGGCGCGGCTACGCGCCCGACCAGGTCGACGCGGCGGTCACCGCGCTCAGCCGTGCCCGAGACGAGGCGTGGGAGCGGCTCAGCGTCCTGGGCGGCGGGCTGCGCGAGATGGAGAAGCGCCTGGCCGACATCCAGCAGGACGCCGAGGAGGCCCCCGACCCCGACTTCGGGGAGCTCAGCGACCAGGCCGCGGCCCTGCTCGGCATCGCCCTCAACGAGGCCGACGCCATCCACGCCAAGGCCGAGCGGGCCGGGGAGGACGCCCGGGACGCCGCCCACGAGGCCGGTGAGGCCGCCGCCCGGGCGGCCAAGGAGTACGCCGCCAAGCTGCGCGAGGAGACCGACCAGTTCGTCCGCCGCACCGACGAGCGCAGCCGCGCCGAGGCCGAGCGCATCCGGGCCGAGGCGGACGCCGAGGCCCGCGCCCTGGTGCACGCCGCGACCGGCCACGCCGCCCGGGTCCGGGTCGCCGCCGCGAACGCCTCCGAGCAGTCCGAGGCCACCCTCGCCGAGCGCCGCCGCAAGGCCGACGAGGACTTCACCGCCGCCGAGGCCGCCGCCGACGCCGCCGTGGCCAAGGTCACCGCCGCGGCCGACGCCCGGGTCAAGGAGGCCGAGCAGCACCGCGAGGCGATGCTGGCGGAGGCCCGCCGCCTCGACACCGAGGCCCAGGCCAAGGCGGACGCCGCGCTCGGTGCCGCGCGGGAGAAGGCCGCCCGGATCAAGGCCGCCAGCGAGCGCGAGCAGGCCGACTTCACCAAGCGCCTCGACAAGGTCCAGACCCACCTCGACCACATCAAGGGCACCCTCGCCTCCCTCACCGGCGCCGCCGTCGGCGCGATCGAGGACCCGGAGGACGCGGCGGAGGCCGTCGCGGCCAAGAGGGCCGACCTCACCAAGCCCCCGGTCGCCGACCAGCCCACCACCGTCCTGGGCCCGGTCAGGACCGCGGCCGAGCCCCGGCAGGACGACCCCCGCAAGCCCTACACCCCGACGGTCCCCGCCGAGATCCCGGCCCCGCCGGCCAAGCCCGCGAGCTTCGCCAAGGACCCGGTCCCGCCGAAGCCCGCCACCGCGCCCGAGCAGCCCGCCACCGCGCCCGACAAGCCCGCGCCCGAGGCCGCCGCCGAGCAGCGCATCGTCCCCAAGATCGTCATCGTCGACGACGGCATCGACCACGACACCCGCCCCGACCGCAACCGCATCCAGCGCCGGGGCTGAGCCGGACCCCGGCCCGGGTCCCGGCTACAGCACCTCGACCGCCGCCCCCGTCAGGCGGCGGCGGCAGTCGAGGACGTAGCGGGCGTGGGTGGTGACGGCCGCGTAGTCGAACTCGTCGTGGTCGGCGAGCAGCAGGACGGCGTCGGCGGCGGCCAGCTCCTCGGGGGTGGCCTCGACGCGGTGGACGGCGGCCAGCGGGCCGCCCTCGTGGGCGGGGGTGCGCTGGCCGGGGACGTGCGGCTCGGCGACGTGGACGCCCGCGACGACGTGCGGGTCGGCGGCCCGGACCTCGGCGCCCTGCCGGGTGAGCAGGTCGACGATCCGGGCCGCCGGGGTCTCCCGGGCGTCGCCGGTGTTGGCCTTGTAGGCGAGGCCCAGGATCAGCACCCGCGAGCCGTTCACGCTGCGGCGGCGCTGGTTGAGCGCCTCGGTGAGCCGCCGCACCACGTAGTCGGGCATGTGGCTGTTGACGTCGTTGGCGAGCTCCACGAACCGGAA
This is a stretch of genomic DNA from Kitasatospora fiedleri. It encodes these proteins:
- a CDS encoding nucleic acid/nucleotide deaminase domain-containing protein, giving the protein MTTYAQAQETAEDWINAGVPRSRHREVKVREFDLGYVCWAVDGSEHSGGPGTSLRLVIARDSGASTLWPPLPVNEVVRQYEELYGTGAEPNPAGAAKPVRGAVEATSFLLSPPQWLQEAGAAAIAAEADRLAAPAPAPAPAPAPPIPPQAAAPAPQAVPQAASLSEPGEEGPSYFTGTPTPVPGTPVPPPPGSEAATVLAPGRAFPGGAPAAPVPPGATPPPGAEGATVLAPGHAFPGAAPVPPGATPPYPGAPVPPAAPPYPAGGPGTPAPGTPVPPPPGGAVPPPPGAPAPSANPIDHAATMLATDGPPGLMGLPGAPGPGTPLPGPGVQLGRGGPGAPPPPPPNELLPSTGGPAPRPGGRGGPGAPPPPPPSDLLSAAAGGPAQHPGGPGTPPPAHAAHAAPAPEAAAVAYQATQLAPAIELPPGATPPFPLSGQPPQQPPFPGAPQGAPPFQAPPPPFPGGPQGHGLPPGAPGQAPPSAGPVPPPSGLPTVGPGTTAVVNYRAPDGSELSLVMTSELGTPHPEWRALQELRRLGVPADQVLEVHTELELCDLPGGYCSRMVRASWPNARISHTAPYGRDAAARQAGMNVLQEHVEQLHQLVSAPHRPRTVRAPLPAPGAVPQLPPRRRSSSRRSSARCSARRCSGSSSARWPARGCRSRSPRS
- a CDS encoding SUKH-4 family immunity protein, giving the protein MFRFEQRAVARQGVPEQVAQVLMWVGLPREFAPFFWAQAQEGRPIPTLAELAAERGLPPGPDFGGYLVLGNDYGRQLCVQYGTAAVVAVDVENPAEPPRFVNSGVPEFAACLAALARMWHLRHGLNPEQAGRWTTDFQAQLLAVDPAAVHTPESWWAVLVEQLWDGLL